A genomic window from Streptomyces brevispora includes:
- a CDS encoding ATP-binding cassette domain-containing protein: protein MTPLLRTDTTAVVVQGLVKRYGGQSEVTALDGVDLAVRRGTVLGVLGPNGAGKTTLVRILSTLARQDAGSASVDGFDVTRSPRDVRRSIGLTGQYASVDGKLSGRENLYLIGRLLDMPRKEARLRSDALLERFSLTEAAGRQAATYSGGMRRRLDLAASVMGRPSVLFLDEPTTGLDPRTRNEVWAEVRRLADNGTTVLLTTQYMEEAEQLADELTVIDRGRVIANGPVDDLKALVGVRELRIRPELAGDLGAMAEALTEAGLLKSGRQEMEGALRVPLLGGEHLTAVVGVLGARGFALAGIETHLPSLDEVFLTLTGKGESPDAVRDEKEVALV, encoded by the coding sequence ATGACACCACTACTACGGACGGACACCACGGCGGTCGTCGTTCAAGGGTTGGTCAAACGCTACGGCGGGCAGTCGGAGGTGACCGCTCTCGACGGAGTGGATCTGGCTGTGCGGCGCGGGACCGTCCTTGGGGTGCTCGGGCCCAATGGGGCCGGCAAAACGACTCTCGTGCGGATCCTTTCGACCCTTGCACGGCAGGACGCGGGCAGTGCGTCGGTGGACGGCTTCGACGTGACGCGCAGTCCACGGGACGTGCGCCGCAGCATCGGGCTCACCGGGCAGTACGCCTCGGTCGACGGGAAGCTCTCGGGACGGGAGAACCTGTATCTGATCGGGCGACTGTTGGACATGCCGCGCAAGGAGGCCCGGCTCCGCAGCGACGCGCTGCTGGAGCGGTTCTCGCTGACCGAGGCGGCCGGCCGGCAGGCGGCCACGTACTCCGGCGGCATGCGGCGGCGGCTCGATCTGGCCGCGAGCGTGATGGGGCGGCCCAGCGTGCTGTTCCTCGACGAGCCGACGACCGGGCTCGATCCCCGTACCCGTAACGAGGTCTGGGCGGAGGTCAGGAGGCTCGCCGACAACGGCACAACGGTGCTGCTGACCACCCAGTACATGGAGGAGGCCGAGCAGCTCGCGGACGAGCTCACCGTCATCGACCGCGGGCGGGTGATCGCGAACGGGCCCGTGGACGACCTGAAGGCGCTCGTCGGAGTGCGGGAGTTGCGCATCAGGCCGGAGCTGGCCGGAGATCTCGGCGCGATGGCGGAGGCCCTCACCGAGGCGGGGTTGCTGAAGAGCGGCCGGCAGGAGATGGAGGGGGCGCTGCGGGTGCCCCTGCTCGGGGGCGAACATCTCACCGCTGTGGTAGGGGTGTTGGGCGCGCGCGGCTTCGCGCTGGCCGGAATCGAAACTCATCTGCCCAGCCTGGACGAGGTGTTCCTGACGCTGACCGGAAAGGGCGAGAGCCCCGACGCGGTGCGGGACGAGAAGGAGGTGGCTCTCGTATGA